CATGCGTCGCATGCGGTGACGGGCGCCATCGGCGTTGCCACCGCGTTTGCGCTGCCAGGCACCGTGATCAGCGGCGGCGCGAGCCGAAGCGGCGTGCGTGCCATCTCGGTGCTCCACCCCCAGGGACGCATCGACGTCGAGGTTGCCGTCGAAGGCGACGGCGCCGGTGCCCGCATCCAGCGCGCCGCGCTCGTGCGCACCGCCCGAAAGATTCTGGAAGGCGAGATCCATATCCCGCCGTACGTGTTCTCGAAACCCACCGAAGGAGACAAACCCATGAAACGACTGATCGCCCCCGCCGTGGCCGTCGCACTCGCTGCGTCCGCGCCGCTGGCAATGGCCTGGCCCGACAAGGTCATCACCGTCGTCGTGCCCACCGCCGCCGGCGGCGGCAACGACGCGATGGCACGCACGATCGCGCAGAAGCTCGGACCGCTGCTGGGCCAGACCATCATCATCGACAACCGCGCCGGTGCCAACGGCGCCATCGCGAGCGAGTTCGTGGCCCGTGCACCGGCGGACGGCCACACGCTCATGTTCGGCTACATCGCCACGCATGCCATGAACCCGGCCCTGCAGAAGCTGCGCTACGACCCGGTGGCCGACTTCGCGCCGATCGGACTCGTCGGGTACTCGCCGACGCTGATGGTCGCCAGCAGCACCGTGCCGGTGAAGGATGTCAAGGACCTGGTGGCGCAGCTGAAGGCCAAGCCCGACAAGTACACCTACGCATCGGCCGGCAACGGGACCGCGCCCCACTTCGCGGCGGAGCTGTTCAAGCTCAACGCGGGCGTGGTGATGCTGGGCGTGCCCTACAAGGGTTCCGCGCCCGCCGTCGGCGACACGATCGGAGGACAGACGCAGTTCATGTTCCCCAGCCTGTTCACGGCGTTGCCGCACGTGAAGTCCGGCAAGCTCCGCGCGCTGGCGGTTGCCGGCCCCAAGCGCTCCGCCCTCATGCCCGACGTGCCGACGCTGAAGGAGGCCGGCGTGGACGGCGTCGACGTGCAGCAGTGGTACGGCTTCTTCGCGCCGGCCAAGACGCCCAAGCCCATCATCGAGCAGATCAACAAGGCGCTGAACCAGGTCCTGTCGGACAAGGAGATCATCAAGCGCATCGAGGACCACGGCGCCGACGTCGAGACCAGCACGCCGGAGCAGCTCGGCGAGCTGGTCAAGAGTGAACTGGCCAAGTGGAAGGGCGTCGTGCAGCGCGCGAAGCTCACCGCTGAATGACCCGAGGAGAGCGATCATGAGCAAGTCCTTGGATGACCTGAAGGCCTGGATCGGCCGCAGCGAGACCGTGAGAGACCAGCTCGGCGCAACGCCCGTGAAGGCGCTCAACGCCACGCTGGACCACCCGGCGACGCCGGTCGAGACCGGAACGCTCTTGCCGCCGCTGTGGCATTGGCTGTATTTCCTCCCGCTGCACCAGCAAAGCGAGATCGGTCCGGACGGGCACGCCAAGCGTGGCGGCTTCCTGCCGCCGGTGCCGCTGCCTCGGCGCATGTGGGCCGGGAGCCAGTTCGAGTTCCGCTCGCCGCTGCGCGTCGGCGACGCTGTCGAGCGCACGTCGACCATCGCCGATGTGACGGTCAAGGAAGGCCGCACCGGCAAGCTCGTGTTCGTGAAGGTGCGACACGAGCTGCGCAGCAACGGCTCGACGCAGCCCGCGGTCGTGGAGTTCCACGACATCGTGTATCGCGATGCCAAGCGGCCCGACGACGTCGAGCCTCCCCCGCAGCGCGCGGATGCCGACGCGCAATGGCAGCGCGTGATCGTGCCCGACGACGTGCTGCTGTTCCGCTACTCGGCGCTGACCTTCAACGGCCATCGCATCCACTACGACCGCAAGTACGTGACCGAGGTCGAGGGCTATCCGGGACTGATCGTGCACGGGCCGCTGATCGCGACGCTGCTCATGGATCTT
The Piscinibacter sp. XHJ-5 DNA segment above includes these coding regions:
- a CDS encoding 4-oxalomesaconate tautomerase, giving the protein MKQAIPCVLMRAGTSRGPFFLRDWLPQDEAVRDEALIGAIGASDLLQVDGVGGGSTLTSKVAIVSRSTQPGCDVDYLFAQVGVGQKSVDTRPNCGNMLSGVAPFAIEQGLVAARDGETTVRVFNVNTRSRIDVTVQTPDGRVTYDGDTGIDGVAGTAAPIRLNFLDAWGAVTGSVFPTGQRIDTIDGLEVTCIDAAMPLVIMRAGDLGLNGRETPAELDADLALMARIETLRRAAGEAMGLGDVSASVIPKPVIASDGDDADSVTSRYFTPRRCHASHAVTGAIGVATAFALPGTVISGGASRSGVRAISVLHPQGRIDVEVAVEGDGAGARIQRAALVRTARKILEGEIHIPPYVFSKPTEGDKPMKRLIAPAVAVALAASAPLAMAWPDKVITVVVPTAAGGGNDAMARTIAQKLGPLLGQTIIIDNRAGANGAIASEFVARAPADGHTLMFGYIATHAMNPALQKLRYDPVADFAPIGLVGYSPTLMVASSTVPVKDVKDLVAQLKAKPDKYTYASAGNGTAPHFAAELFKLNAGVVMLGVPYKGSAPAVGDTIGGQTQFMFPSLFTALPHVKSGKLRALAVAGPKRSALMPDVPTLKEAGVDGVDVQQWYGFFAPAKTPKPIIEQINKALNQVLSDKEIIKRIEDHGADVETSTPEQLGELVKSELAKWKGVVQRAKLTAE
- a CDS encoding MaoC family dehydratase N-terminal domain-containing protein yields the protein MSKSLDDLKAWIGRSETVRDQLGATPVKALNATLDHPATPVETGTLLPPLWHWLYFLPLHQQSEIGPDGHAKRGGFLPPVPLPRRMWAGSQFEFRSPLRVGDAVERTSTIADVTVKEGRTGKLVFVKVRHELRSNGSTQPAVVEFHDIVYRDAKRPDDVEPPPQRADADAQWQRVIVPDDVLLFRYSALTFNGHRIHYDRKYVTEVEGYPGLIVHGPLIATLLMDLVRRHAPDADVATFRFKAVRPTFDLNPFRVNGQPQQDGKTVKLWAQDHEGWLTMDAVATLR